From Alkaliphilus flagellatus, the proteins below share one genomic window:
- a CDS encoding sodium-dependent transporter, with the protein MTDLKEKQERDQWGSKLGFILAAAGSAVGLGNLWKFPYTAGQNGGGVFVLVYLALVLIIGFTLMMAELVLGRHTQLSPVGAYRKLRKKWAWVGFIGVLASYLILTFYSVIGGWIIKYIVTAFQGGFNTTDLGALEGVFTAFISSPVEPLIYHGIFMLMTLAIVMGGISGGIEKFSKILMPGLFIMMIVIMVRSITLPGAMAGVEYLLKPDFSKLNLSVVLAALGQVFFSLSLGMGVIITYGSYLGKNESLPESSFFIPAIDTAVALLAGLTILPAVFALGFDPAGGPGLIFITLPGVFAKMPLGSFFAILFFLLVLFAAVTSSISLLESAVSFFVDELKWNRKAATILLGVLAFVIGVPSSLANGVWGHITFINGLNFFDSMSFFAENLLLPLSGLLLCIFIGWFWGTDKAVAEATNNGKIKFGLAPTWSFIIKWVAPIAIGFILMQSVITLF; encoded by the coding sequence ATGACGGATTTAAAGGAAAAGCAAGAAAGAGATCAGTGGGGTTCCAAGCTTGGATTTATCCTTGCTGCTGCTGGTTCTGCTGTTGGACTAGGTAACCTTTGGAAGTTCCCTTATACTGCAGGTCAAAATGGTGGAGGGGTATTCGTTTTAGTATACCTTGCGTTAGTATTAATAATTGGTTTTACACTAATGATGGCAGAGCTTGTATTAGGTAGACATACACAGTTAAGCCCTGTAGGCGCCTATAGAAAGCTTAGAAAAAAGTGGGCCTGGGTTGGTTTCATCGGAGTATTGGCATCATATTTAATTTTAACATTTTATAGTGTTATCGGTGGATGGATAATCAAGTATATCGTTACAGCTTTCCAAGGTGGATTTAATACAACAGACCTTGGTGCACTTGAAGGTGTATTTACTGCATTTATAAGTAGCCCAGTTGAGCCTCTTATTTACCACGGTATTTTCATGCTTATGACATTAGCTATAGTTATGGGTGGAATTAGTGGTGGTATCGAGAAGTTTAGTAAAATTTTAATGCCTGGATTATTTATAATGATGATTGTAATTATGGTAAGATCTATCACACTTCCTGGAGCTATGGCAGGGGTAGAATATCTATTAAAACCAGATTTTTCAAAACTTAATTTAAGTGTTGTTCTAGCGGCTTTAGGACAAGTATTCTTCTCTTTAAGTCTTGGTATGGGTGTTATAATTACCTATGGTAGTTACCTAGGAAAAAATGAAAGTCTTCCAGAAAGTTCATTCTTTATTCCTGCAATTGATACAGCAGTAGCTTTATTAGCAGGACTTACAATTTTACCAGCAGTATTTGCTTTAGGATTTGACCCAGCTGGTGGACCTGGACTTATTTTCATCACATTACCAGGTGTATTTGCTAAGATGCCTTTAGGATCTTTCTTTGCAATACTATTCTTTTTATTAGTTTTATTTGCAGCTGTTACATCTTCAATTTCTCTATTAGAGTCCGCAGTATCTTTCTTTGTAGACGAGCTTAAGTGGAACCGTAAAGCTGCAACAATCCTTTTAGGAGTTCTTGCGTTTGTTATAGGTGTTCCTTCTTCTTTAGCAAATGGAGTTTGGGGACATATAACATTTATTAACGGTTTGAACTTCTTTGACTCAATGAGCTTCTTTGCAGAAAACCTTCTTTTACCGCTTAGTGGATTATTACTATGTATCTTCATTGGCTGGTTCTGGGGTACTGACAAAGCTGTAGCTGAAGCTACAAACAATGGCAAAATCAAGTTTGGTCTTGCACCAACTTGGAGCTTTATCATTAAATGGGTAGCACCAATAGCTATAGGCTTTATATTAATGCAAAGTGTTATAACATTATTCTAA
- a CDS encoding sodium-dependent transporter, which yields MVDLNEKKARDQWGSRFGFIMAAAGSAIGLGNLWKFPYMAGKNGGGAFVFVYFIILLLVGFTLMLAEIAIGRHTQLSAVGAYKKLSEKWSWLGAMGVLAGFLILSFYSVVGGWVINYIIKSVTGVFSTADVDVLGGLFTGLITNPVEPLIYHAIFMIITLAIVIGGISGGIEKASKILMPALFIMMFIVMLRALTLEGAMEGVKFLLAPDFSKINGEVILAALGQVFFSLSLGMGCMITYGSYLSKDEDIVQSAMIIPLLDTAIALLAGLTILPAVFAFGFNPGEGPGLLFVTLPAVFSKMPLGSLFAFIFFVLVLFAALTSAISLLEVTVSYMVDEFRWERKKATFTMAAIIFLVGATASLGLGVWSNIKIVGGRDIFDSLDFTASNILLPLGGMLMCIFIGWVWGLENAIKEASNQGKLAFKLAPFWGFLVKWVAPVAIGIVFLNSTGLLDIIKGLF from the coding sequence ATGGTCGATTTAAATGAAAAGAAAGCAAGGGATCAGTGGGGTTCCAGATTTGGATTCATTATGGCAGCTGCTGGCTCAGCAATAGGCTTAGGTAACCTTTGGAAATTCCCATACATGGCTGGTAAAAATGGTGGTGGTGCATTTGTTTTTGTATATTTCATTATTCTATTATTAGTAGGATTTACCTTAATGCTAGCAGAAATAGCCATAGGTAGACATACTCAGTTAAGTGCTGTAGGTGCCTATAAAAAACTTAGTGAAAAGTGGTCATGGTTAGGTGCTATGGGTGTACTTGCTGGATTTTTAATTCTTTCTTTCTATAGTGTTGTTGGTGGATGGGTAATAAATTATATAATTAAATCAGTTACTGGTGTATTCAGCACTGCAGATGTAGATGTACTTGGAGGGCTATTTACCGGATTAATTACTAATCCTGTTGAGCCACTTATTTATCACGCAATTTTTATGATTATTACTTTAGCTATAGTTATCGGCGGTATTAGTGGAGGAATTGAAAAAGCTTCTAAAATATTAATGCCTGCACTATTTATTATGATGTTTATCGTTATGCTTCGCGCTCTTACCCTTGAAGGAGCTATGGAAGGAGTTAAATTCCTATTGGCGCCAGACTTCTCAAAAATTAATGGTGAAGTTATTTTAGCAGCTCTAGGTCAAGTTTTTTTCTCCCTAAGCCTTGGTATGGGATGTATGATCACCTATGGTAGCTACTTAAGCAAGGATGAAGATATAGTACAAAGCGCTATGATTATACCATTGTTAGATACAGCTATAGCTTTACTTGCAGGATTAACCATCTTACCAGCAGTATTCGCATTTGGATTTAATCCGGGTGAAGGTCCAGGACTTCTGTTTGTTACACTTCCTGCTGTATTTTCAAAAATGCCGCTTGGTAGCTTATTTGCATTCATATTCTTTGTATTAGTTCTATTTGCGGCTTTAACATCAGCTATTTCCTTATTAGAAGTAACTGTTTCTTATATGGTAGATGAATTTAGATGGGAACGTAAGAAAGCAACATTTACTATGGCAGCTATTATTTTCTTAGTAGGGGCTACTGCATCCCTAGGACTTGGAGTATGGTCTAATATTAAAATAGTTGGTGGAAGAGATATATTCGACTCCCTAGACTTTACAGCAAGTAATATTCTGCTTCCTTTAGGTGGAATGCTAATGTGTATCTTTATAGGTTGGGTATGGGGTCTTGAGAATGCCATTAAAGAAGCTTCTAACCAAGGAAAACTTGCATTTAAACTAGCTCCTTTCTGGGGTTTCTTAGTGAAATGGGTTGCACCTGTTGCTATAGGCATTGTTTTCCTAAACTCTACAGGATTACTAGATATCATTAAAGGACTATTCTAA
- the kal gene encoding 3-aminobutyryl-CoA ammonia lyase encodes MKSMIRMRMSTADAHYGGNLVDGAKMLQLFGDVATELLIRNDGDEGLFVGYESVEFTAPVYAGDYIEAVGEITNVGNSSRKMTFEARKVIVPRPDISDSACDVLEEAIVVCKAVGTCVVPKAKQRK; translated from the coding sequence ATGAAGTCTATGATTAGAATGAGGATGAGCACAGCAGATGCACACTATGGTGGAAATTTAGTAGATGGTGCGAAAATGCTTCAGCTTTTTGGTGATGTGGCAACAGAACTTCTTATTAGAAATGATGGGGACGAAGGACTCTTTGTAGGCTACGAAAGTGTAGAGTTTACAGCGCCTGTATATGCAGGAGATTATATAGAAGCAGTTGGTGAAATTACTAATGTTGGTAACTCATCTAGAAAGATGACATTTGAGGCTAGAAAAGTTATTGTTCCTAGACCAGACATTAGTGACTCTGCCTGTGATGTACTAGAAGAGGCTATAGTTGTTTGTAAAGCAGTAGGTACCTGCGTAGTACCTAAGGCTAAACAAAGAAAATAA
- the kce gene encoding 3-keto-5-aminohexanoate cleavage enzyme → MDKLIITAALTGAEVTRKNQPNLPLTPDEIAEAAYQCYLAGASIVHIHARDKEGNPTQSYDVYKEIKEKIESKCNIIFQPSTGGAVWHGPDERLQPVELKPEMATLSAGTCNFGPDVFMNSQEYIEKFAIRMKELGVKPEIEVFERGMIENAKSLVKKGLVDTPLHFDFVLGVPGACPATAEDLMYMVKSIPEGSTWTVAGIGRHELPLATMGILLGGHVRVGFEDNVYYGRGQLAESNAQLVERIVRIAKELGREIATPDEAREILKI, encoded by the coding sequence ATGGATAAATTAATTATTACAGCTGCTTTAACAGGGGCAGAAGTAACTAGAAAAAATCAACCTAACTTGCCATTAACACCAGATGAAATTGCAGAGGCGGCTTATCAGTGTTACTTAGCAGGAGCTTCTATAGTACATATTCATGCACGAGATAAAGAAGGTAATCCAACTCAATCATATGATGTATATAAGGAAATAAAAGAAAAGATAGAATCAAAATGTAATATTATTTTTCAGCCTTCTACAGGGGGGGCAGTTTGGCATGGGCCAGACGAAAGACTACAGCCTGTAGAATTAAAACCTGAAATGGCTACACTTAGTGCTGGTACATGTAACTTTGGTCCAGATGTTTTCATGAACTCACAGGAGTATATAGAAAAGTTTGCTATTAGAATGAAGGAACTAGGTGTAAAGCCTGAAATTGAAGTTTTTGAAAGAGGAATGATTGAAAACGCTAAAAGCCTTGTTAAAAAAGGGCTAGTAGATACACCATTACATTTTGATTTTGTACTTGGGGTTCCTGGAGCTTGTCCAGCTACAGCAGAAGACCTTATGTATATGGTAAAGTCTATTCCTGAAGGTTCTACTTGGACTGTGGCAGGTATAGGTAGACATGAGCTACCCCTAGCCACAATGGGGATTTTGCTAGGCGGTCATGTTAGGGTAGGCTTTGAAGATAATGTTTATTATGGAAGAGGACAGTTAGCAGAATCAAATGCTCAATTGGTGGAAAGAATAGTTAGAATAGCAAAGGAATTAGGTAGGGAAATTGCTACTCCTGATGAAGCTAGAGAAATATTAAAAATTTAG
- the fsa gene encoding fructose-6-phosphate aldolase, producing the protein MKLFIDSANIDEIREISKWGILSGVTTNPSLIAKEGRDLKQVIEEITQLVDGPISAEVVGETAEEMVNEAEDLIKIHSNVVIKVPMTEEGLKAVSNFSSRGIKTNVTLVFSATQALLAARAGASFVSPFLGRLDDIGYDGVQLVEEIAHIFEVHNINTEIIAASTRHNLHVVDAAKAGSHIATIPYNILKQMLKHPLTDIGIEKFLADWEKTKR; encoded by the coding sequence TTGAAATTATTTATAGACAGTGCAAATATAGACGAGATTAGAGAAATAAGCAAATGGGGGATTCTATCAGGTGTTACTACAAATCCGTCCCTTATTGCAAAAGAAGGAAGAGATTTAAAACAGGTTATAGAGGAAATTACACAATTGGTGGACGGTCCTATTAGTGCAGAAGTTGTAGGTGAAACTGCAGAGGAAATGGTAAATGAAGCTGAAGATCTTATAAAAATTCATTCAAACGTAGTTATTAAAGTACCTATGACAGAGGAAGGGCTAAAAGCTGTAAGTAACTTTAGTAGTAGGGGAATAAAAACAAATGTGACTCTAGTTTTTTCAGCTACTCAAGCTTTATTAGCGGCTAGAGCAGGTGCTAGTTTTGTAAGTCCGTTTCTTGGACGATTGGATGATATCGGTTATGATGGGGTTCAATTAGTTGAAGAGATTGCTCACATTTTTGAGGTGCATAATATTAATACAGAAATAATTGCTGCAAGTACTCGCCATAATCTTCATGTAGTAGATGCAGCTAAGGCTGGATCCCATATAGCGACTATACCATATAATATATTAAAGCAAATGCTTAAGCATCCTTTAACAGATATAGGTATAGAGAAGTTTCTAGCCGATTGGGAAAAGACTAAAAGATAA
- a CDS encoding energy-coupling factor ABC transporter permease: MKNKKTVLLSIALLLVITPEVVHAMHIMEGFLPAKWAILWSAVTIPFFIIGIKKVSTILKEDTNKKVLLGLAGGFVFVLSALKIPSVTGSSSHPTGVGLGAILFGPTTMTVIGIIVLLFQALLLAHGGLTTLGANGFSMAVAGPFVSYFIYRILKKKNVNMTFTVFFAACIGNLITYVVTAFQLALAFPDPISGFLGSLGKFLTVFAVTQIPLAIVEGLLTSIIYNLLAEYNKEGVVSLETIK, translated from the coding sequence ATGAAAAACAAAAAAACAGTACTTTTATCCATCGCATTGCTTCTAGTAATAACTCCAGAAGTGGTACATGCAATGCACATTATGGAAGGCTTTTTACCTGCTAAGTGGGCGATTTTATGGTCCGCTGTTACTATTCCATTTTTTATAATTGGAATAAAAAAGGTAAGTACCATTTTAAAGGAGGATACCAATAAAAAGGTGCTATTAGGTTTAGCAGGAGGTTTTGTGTTTGTTTTATCCGCACTTAAAATACCATCGGTAACAGGCAGTTCGTCTCATCCTACTGGAGTAGGATTGGGAGCAATACTATTTGGACCCACTACTATGACTGTTATAGGAATAATTGTTTTACTATTTCAAGCATTACTACTTGCCCATGGTGGATTAACTACATTGGGAGCTAATGGATTTTCAATGGCAGTTGCAGGCCCCTTTGTATCCTACTTTATTTATAGGATACTTAAGAAAAAAAATGTAAATATGACCTTTACTGTATTTTTTGCTGCTTGTATTGGTAACTTAATTACTTATGTTGTTACGGCCTTCCAACTAGCATTGGCATTTCCCGATCCTATTTCGGGTTTCCTTGGTTCTTTAGGAAAATTTTTAACAGTATTTGCAGTTACACAAATTCCATTGGCTATAGTGGAAGGATTACTTACAAGTATTATTTATAATTTATTAGCAGAATACAACAAGGAAGGAGTCGTTAGCCTTGAAACAATTAAGTAA
- a CDS encoding energy-coupling factor ABC transporter substrate-binding protein, with translation MKQLSKKNLLLFLLAIVVIVAPLIINSGAEFEGADGEGEELIQVIAPDYEPWFESIWEPPSGEVESLLFSVQVAIGAGVIGYILGSMKEKKKLALNR, from the coding sequence TTGAAACAATTAAGTAAAAAGAATTTATTGCTTTTTTTATTAGCTATTGTTGTTATAGTAGCCCCACTAATTATTAATAGCGGTGCTGAGTTTGAAGGGGCAGACGGTGAGGGTGAAGAGTTAATTCAAGTCATTGCCCCAGACTATGAGCCTTGGTTTGAAAGTATATGGGAGCCACCGAGTGGAGAAGTTGAAAGCTTGTTATTCTCTGTTCAGGTAGCAATTGGAGCAGGAGTAATAGGCTATATTTTAGGCTCCATGAAGGAGAAGAAAAAACTTGCTCTTAATAGATAA
- the cbiQ gene encoding cobalt ECF transporter T component CbiQ, whose protein sequence is MLLIDKYAHTNKLTNFNPMAKFIFAIGPLNIAVLINNLYINISIFFIMAFLTTFVANIPFSKYFRILIIPFGFLAISIITILIGISDVDIFIWSIKIWSKYIGITYQSLEDVLHIIMRVLAAISSTFFLGLTTPLNNIIKVLKKIKIPNLLIELLVLIYRFIFIFLEEANEIYTIQEMKFGYIGFKNSYRSVSLLIKHLFVRVLVKYESMVIALDSKLYDGEFKIGD, encoded by the coding sequence TTGCTCTTAATAGATAAGTATGCACATACAAACAAGTTAACAAATTTTAACCCTATGGCAAAGTTTATCTTTGCTATAGGGCCCTTGAATATTGCAGTGTTAATAAATAATTTGTATATAAACATATCTATATTTTTTATTATGGCATTTTTAACTACTTTTGTAGCAAATATCCCATTTAGTAAATATTTTAGAATATTAATTATACCTTTTGGATTTTTAGCTATAAGTATTATTACTATATTAATAGGTATATCTGATGTAGATATATTTATTTGGAGCATTAAGATTTGGAGCAAGTACATAGGGATTACATATCAATCTTTAGAAGATGTACTGCATATTATTATGAGGGTATTGGCAGCCATATCTTCAACATTTTTTTTAGGATTAACTACACCTTTAAACAATATTATTAAGGTACTTAAAAAAATTAAAATTCCAAACTTGTTAATAGAGTTACTAGTATTGATATACAGATTTATTTTTATTTTTCTAGAAGAAGCAAATGAAATATATACTATTCAGGAGATGAAGTTTGGATATATAGGTTTTAAAAATAGCTATAGATCTGTTTCATTACTTATTAAGCATTTATTTGTAAGGGTTTTAGTTAAGTATGAGAGCATGGTTATTGCCTTGGATAGTAAACTATACGATGGAGAATTTAAAATAGGTGATTAG
- a CDS encoding energy-coupling factor ABC transporter ATP-binding protein, which translates to MIKVESLEFKYEDGTKALDNINIDLNKGKTIGVIGANGSGKSTLFLNMIGILKPNKGCVKYNGSKINYNKKYLREYRRKINIVFQDPEKQLFYSNVYDDVAFPLRNLNIPEDEIKVRVEAALKKVNAYEFKDKPVHFLSYGQKKRVAMAGVLVMDSQVILLDEPTSGLDPHMTKEIKNIIKEIAMEKNIVVSSHDMDLIYDVCDYIYVLRRGQILGEGLAEEVFLKENLLEMALLEKPWLVKIHKILGTPLFKTEEQLFDYGIQKHI; encoded by the coding sequence ATGATTAAGGTAGAGTCTTTAGAATTTAAATATGAAGATGGCACTAAGGCATTGGATAATATAAACATAGATTTAAACAAGGGAAAAACTATAGGAGTTATTGGAGCTAATGGTTCTGGAAAGTCTACACTGTTTCTAAATATGATAGGTATTTTAAAGCCTAATAAGGGCTGTGTAAAGTATAATGGCTCCAAAATAAACTACAACAAGAAATACTTAAGGGAATATAGAAGGAAGATTAATATTGTATTTCAAGACCCAGAAAAGCAATTGTTTTACTCTAATGTATATGATGACGTAGCCTTTCCCCTGAGAAATTTAAATATCCCCGAGGATGAAATTAAGGTAAGGGTTGAGGCTGCGCTTAAAAAGGTAAATGCCTATGAGTTTAAAGATAAACCAGTTCATTTTTTAAGCTATGGCCAGAAAAAAAGAGTTGCTATGGCAGGAGTATTAGTAATGGATTCTCAGGTAATATTGTTGGATGAACCAACTAGTGGATTAGATCCCCATATGACTAAGGAAATAAAAAATATAATTAAAGAAATAGCTATGGAAAAAAATATTGTAGTATCAAGTCATGATATGGACTTAATATATGACGTGTGCGACTATATTTATGTTTTAAGAAGAGGACAAATATTAGGAGAAGGACTAGCGGAAGAAGTATTTTTGAAGGAGAATTTATTAGAAATGGCTCTCCTAGAAAAACCTTGGCTAGTAAAGATCCATAAAATTTTAGGCACACCATTGTTTAAAACGGAAGAGCAATTATTTGATTATGGTATTCAAAAACATATATAA
- a CDS encoding sirohydrochlorin cobaltochelatase: MKKAIIVVSFGTTYELTRKLCIESIENRIKEKYEDFLVVRAFTSQMVINKLKKRDNYFVDNPMEALYRIKEEKIYNIFIQPLHIIPGYEYEKLLKQVERFNSENSDFNIKIGKPLLYADSDYIKVVEALDLDGNNKDKAIVFMGHGTEHSADNAYIKLEETFNERWYKNIYIGTVEGNKTIDDIVCHLRENNIKKVDLMPFMLVAGDHAINDMASEEEDSWRSRLVSEGIETNIVLKGLGEVEGIQNIYMEHLEDILTK, translated from the coding sequence ATGAAAAAGGCTATTATTGTTGTTAGCTTTGGTACTACCTATGAGCTAACTAGAAAATTATGTATAGAAAGCATTGAAAACAGAATAAAGGAAAAATATGAAGATTTTTTAGTGGTTAGGGCATTTACTTCTCAAATGGTAATAAATAAATTAAAGAAAAGGGATAACTATTTTGTAGATAATCCAATGGAAGCCTTATATAGGATTAAGGAAGAGAAAATATATAATATATTTATTCAGCCCCTTCATATAATTCCTGGCTATGAGTATGAAAAATTATTAAAGCAAGTTGAAAGGTTTAATAGTGAAAATAGTGATTTTAATATAAAAATAGGTAAGCCCTTACTTTATGCAGATTCAGACTATATTAAGGTTGTAGAAGCACTAGACTTAGATGGAAACAATAAAGATAAGGCAATAGTATTTATGGGTCATGGTACAGAACATTCTGCCGACAATGCTTATATTAAACTAGAAGAAACATTTAATGAGAGATGGTATAAAAATATATACATTGGTACAGTAGAAGGCAATAAAACTATAGATGATATAGTTTGTCATTTAAGGGAAAATAATATTAAAAAAGTTGATTTAATGCCATTTATGCTAGTAGCAGGAGATCATGCCATAAATGATATGGCATCCGAGGAAGAAGACTCTTGGAGAAGTAGGCTTGTATCAGAGGGGATAGAAACAAATATAGTATTAAAGGGTCTAGGAGAAGTAGAAGGTATCCAAAACATATATATGGAGCATTTAGAAGATATATTAACAAAGTAA
- the glpX gene encoding class II fructose-bisphosphatase produces MDRNLALELVRVTETAALASAGYMGRGDKEAADQAAVDGMRRAFSSFSIKGTVVIGEGELDEAPMLYIGEEVGCCKDGDMEVDIAVDPLEGTTLIAKGLPNAIAVLAMAPKGCLLHAPDTYMKKIAVGPKAKGVVDINASVKDNLEAVAKALNKNIEDLTVTVQDRPRHDQLIKDIRDAGARIKLFSDGDVATAIATGFDETGIDIMMGIGGAPEGVIAAVALKCLGGDMQGILYPMSPEEDARCRAMGLSEEDVKKVLYLDDLVSSEDCFFAATGITQGDLLSGVVYTGNNRASTHSVVMRGQTGTIRFVEADHRLDKNDTLVEVMNKHRKIR; encoded by the coding sequence ATGGATAGAAATTTGGCCCTAGAATTAGTCCGTGTAACAGAAACAGCTGCTTTGGCTTCTGCTGGTTATATGGGTAGGGGAGATAAGGAAGCAGCGGATCAGGCAGCAGTAGATGGTATGAGAAGAGCATTTTCAAGTTTTTCTATAAAAGGAACAGTTGTAATAGGTGAAGGTGAGCTTGATGAAGCTCCAATGTTATATATAGGTGAAGAGGTAGGATGTTGTAAGGATGGAGATATGGAAGTAGACATTGCAGTAGATCCATTAGAAGGAACAACTCTAATTGCAAAAGGACTCCCTAATGCTATTGCAGTATTAGCCATGGCACCAAAGGGGTGTTTACTGCACGCACCAGATACTTACATGAAAAAGATTGCTGTAGGCCCTAAAGCAAAGGGAGTAGTAGATATTAATGCATCTGTTAAGGATAACTTAGAAGCTGTGGCAAAGGCTTTAAATAAAAATATAGAAGATTTAACAGTAACAGTGCAAGATAGACCAAGACACGATCAACTTATTAAAGATATTCGTGATGCTGGTGCTAGAATTAAGCTTTTTAGTGATGGAGATGTGGCTACTGCAATTGCTACTGGTTTTGATGAGACTGGTATAGATATTATGATGGGTATAGGTGGTGCTCCGGAAGGGGTTATTGCTGCGGTAGCTCTTAAATGCTTAGGTGGAGATATGCAAGGCATACTATATCCTATGAGTCCAGAAGAGGATGCAAGATGTAGAGCTATGGGACTTTCTGAGGAAGATGTTAAGAAGGTACTATATCTTGATGATTTAGTAAGTAGTGAAGATTGTTTCTTCGCTGCAACCGGTATTACCCAAGGAGATCTTTTAAGTGGTGTTGTTTATACTGGAAACAACAGAGCTTCTACTCATTCTGTTGTTATGAGGGGACAAACTGGAACCATTCGTTTTGTAGAAGCAGACCATCGTTTAGATAAAAATGATACTTTAGTTGAAGTAATGAATAAACATAGAAAAATTAGATAA
- the glpX gene encoding class II fructose-bisphosphatase — MDRNLALNLVRVTEAASIGAAKYMGRGDKNAADQAGVDGMRKMFQTMSIEGVVVIGEGEMDEAPMLYIGEVVGAGGQGASKVDIAVDPVDGTTSVAKGLPNAIAVVAMAPRGCLLNAPDMYMDKIAVGPKVAGKVHIDAPIHENLRITAESLNKSITDLTVTMLDRPRHEDIIRQCREAGARIKLFRDGDVAAAMATCFDHTGVDIMLGIGGAPEGVIAAAALKCLGGEFQGKLVPYTDEERQRCIKMGASIEKVYSMEDLVKGNEVYFAATGISDGELLKGVVYTGNNTAKTHSVVMRAETGTIRFVEAIHRLNKKPKYAY, encoded by the coding sequence ATGGATAGAAATTTAGCGCTTAACCTAGTTAGAGTAACTGAGGCTGCATCAATTGGTGCTGCTAAATATATGGGTAGAGGAGATAAAAACGCTGCAGACCAAGCTGGTGTAGATGGAATGCGTAAAATGTTCCAAACAATGAGTATAGAAGGTGTGGTAGTTATTGGAGAAGGTGAAATGGACGAAGCACCTATGCTATATATAGGAGAAGTTGTTGGAGCAGGAGGACAAGGTGCTTCGAAGGTAGATATTGCAGTAGATCCTGTAGACGGTACTACTTCTGTAGCTAAGGGACTTCCTAATGCAATTGCTGTAGTAGCTATGGCTCCAAGAGGATGCTTATTAAATGCACCTGATATGTATATGGATAAAATTGCAGTAGGACCTAAGGTTGCTGGTAAAGTTCATATCGATGCACCAATACATGAAAATCTACGTATTACTGCTGAATCATTAAATAAAAGTATTACAGATTTAACTGTAACTATGCTAGATAGACCTAGACACGAAGATATAATAAGACAATGTCGTGAAGCAGGAGCAAGGATTAAACTATTTAGAGATGGTGATGTAGCTGCTGCCATGGCAACATGTTTTGATCATACTGGTGTGGATATTATGTTAGGTATCGGCGGTGCTCCTGAAGGGGTAATTGCAGCCGCTGCATTAAAATGCCTAGGCGGGGAGTTTCAAGGAAAGCTTGTTCCATATACAGATGAAGAGAGACAAAGATGTATTAAAATGGGAGCTAGTATAGAAAAAGTGTATTCTATGGAAGATTTAGTAAAAGGCAATGAAGTGTATTTTGCGGCTACAGGTATTTCAGATGGAGAATTATTAAAGGGTGTTGTTTATACTGGTAATAATACTGCTAAAACTCATTCTGTTGTTATGAGGGCGGAAACTGGTACCATCCGTTTTGTAGAAGCGATTCATAGATTAAATAAAAAGCCAAAGTATGCTTATTAG